TATAAAGTAAATACTATTATCAATTTAGCAGCTATTCTTTCTGCAGTAGGTGAGAAAGACCCACTAGCATGTTGGGATATTAACATGAATGGTCTATATAATGTTCTTGAACTAGGAAGAGAAAAACGTTTACAAATATTTACTCCTAGTTCAATAGCAGCATTTGGACCTTCTACACCACCTGATAGTACTCCACAAGACACTATCCAAAGACCAACTACAATGTATGGTGTAACTAAAGTTGCAGGAGAATTGTTATGTGATTACTATTTCAAGAAATTTGGGGTTGATACTAGAGGAGTTAGATTCCCTGGACTTATATCATATAAAACTCTGCCAGGTGGAGGTACTACTGATTATGCAGTTCATATATATTATGAAGCATTAAGAGAAAAGAAATATACAAGTTTTATTGCCAAAGGAACTAAAATGGATATGATGTATATGCCAGATGCATTAGATGCTATAATTGATTTAATG
The DNA window shown above is from Tissierella sp. Yu-01 and carries:
- a CDS encoding L-threonine 3-dehydrogenase, which encodes MRKILVTGALGQIGSELTVKLRDVYGAENIIASNRRIKEGHEALIEGGPFEIVDINNQKQIADAVDKYKVNTIINLAAILSAVGEKDPLACWDINMNGLYNVLELGREKRLQIFTPSSIAAFGPSTPPDSTPQDTIQRPTTMYGVTKVAGELLCDYYFKKFGVDTRGVRFPGLISYKTLPGGGTTDYAVHIYYEALREKKYTSFIAKGTKMDMMYMPDALDAIIDLMEADPSKLKHRNAFNITAMSFEPEELGAAIRKYIPEFVLEYDVDPIRQDIADSWPNSLDDTAAREEWGWDPKYDLDAMTKDMLDKLKVKLDIEG